The genomic interval TCTGCAGAGCCTTTCCGATCGCGAACGCGCACCCGGCCGCCGAATGCCGAGCCTCCGCGGTGAGCACACCGATCGTCTTCCGGTACAACTCCAGCACGCCGATGGGGCGGCGGGCGCCGGGGACCGGGAAGGCGAACGCCGCCCGAACACCGAGGGCCAGGATTTCCGGTGTGAAGGCGGGCCAGCGCTCCGCCGCGGGACCGGCGTCGAGCTCCGGCCACAGCTCCTCGTGGTTGTCGCGGTAGGCGGCCAGGCACGGCCCCTCCCCGATGACGAACTGCAACTCGTCGATCTGCTGCGCCACCGGGTCGGTGGCGTAAACCAGCTCACGGGTGCTGGTGTCGGCTGTCAGCACCGCGACCGCGGCACCGTCCGCGCCGGTCAACCGCACCGCGGCGGCGCACAGCGTGCTGATCCCGATGAACAGCGACGTTTCCGGCACACGCCCGAAATCCGATTCGGCGAAGCGGTCGTGCCTGTCCGGAGAGCCGGACCGGCCGCCCGGTGACTCATCCATGAGTGCACACCCCTCTCCGTCTCGGGGGCAGTGCCGCGCGAATCGGACGTGCAACTCCGCCTGTGTTCTCACCGTACCGCCGCTATGCCCCCGAGTCAGCGACTCCCCGCCGGTAATCGCGACCGGACCGGCCCCGACCGGCGGTGGCCAGCCGGCAGGCCTCGATATAGCCGCGCACCAGCGGACGAGTGTCGTCGCGACGCCAGGCGAGAGCGAGTTCGCTCGGGCTGACGCCCCGGACTTCGCGGACCACGACGCCGTCGTGCGCGACCAACGGCGCGTTGCCGCGCGCGAGCAGGACGACCCCGTCGCCGTTGAGAACGGCCTCGTAGGTTTCCTCGGTACTCGACACCACGCCGCCGATGATCGGCGGGCGGCCCGCGCGGGCGTCCAGAGCCAGCCAGTAGTCCCGGAGCACGCCCGCCGCTTCGGGCGCGGCGAGGAACGGTTCGTCGAGCAGGTCGGCGAAGTCGACGATCTCCTGCCCGGCGAGCCGATGGGTTTCCGGCAGGGCCACCAGGCGGGGTTCGCGCGCCACCACGATCCAGTGGTACCGCTCGCTGTCCGCGAACGGCAGCCAGACGAACGCGACATCGGCGCTCGCGTCGGCGAGGCCCGCCGTGGGGTCGAGCCAGCTGACTTGGCGCAGAACCGTTTTGGCCGCCGGAAAGGCCGCCGCGAAGCGCGACCGCACCGCGGGCAGCAGGCCGCGGCCGGGACTGGTGCTGATGCCGATCGTGAGCGTGGCTTCCTGCGCTACCTTCGCGGTCTCCACCGCCGAATGCGCTGCCGCCCACTCCGCGAGCACCCGGCGCGCGTGCGGCAGCAACGCCGCACCCACGGCGGTCAACTGGACCGAGCGGCCATCACGCACGAAAAGCTCGGCGCCCAAATGCTTTTCGAGCACGCGAAGCTGCTTGCTCAGGGCCGGCTGGGAGATGTACAGCCGTTCGGCGGCGCGCGTGAAGTTCAACTGTTCGGCGACCGCGACGAAATAGCGCAGATCCCGGCCGTGCACGTCCATAACCAATGGTTATCACAGGAGGTATTGGACGACAACCGTTTTCAACAGCGATGCTGATCCACGTAGCGGCGACAAGCGAGGAGAACCTGATGAGCATCCCCAAGATCTGGCTGGTGACCGGTGCGAGCAGCGGTTTCGGCCGGGCGATCGCACAGGACGCGATCGACGCGGGCGACACCGTCATCGCGGTGGCGCGGCGCGCCGCCGCGCTCGACGATCTGGTCACCGCCCACCCGGATCAGATCGAGG from Nocardia goodfellowii carries:
- a CDS encoding LysR family transcriptional regulator → MDVHGRDLRYFVAVAEQLNFTRAAERLYISQPALSKQLRVLEKHLGAELFVRDGRSVQLTAVGAALLPHARRVLAEWAAAHSAVETAKVAQEATLTIGISTSPGRGLLPAVRSRFAAAFPAAKTVLRQVSWLDPTAGLADASADVAFVWLPFADSERYHWIVVAREPRLVALPETHRLAGQEIVDFADLLDEPFLAAPEAAGVLRDYWLALDARAGRPPIIGGVVSSTEETYEAVLNGDGVVLLARGNAPLVAHDGVVVREVRGVSPSELALAWRRDDTRPLVRGYIEACRLATAGRGRSGRDYRRGVADSGA
- a CDS encoding GAF and ANTAR domain-containing protein — its product is MDESPGGRSGSPDRHDRFAESDFGRVPETSLFIGISTLCAAAVRLTGADGAAVAVLTADTSTRELVYATDPVAQQIDELQFVIGEGPCLAAYRDNHEELWPELDAGPAAERWPAFTPEILALGVRAAFAFPVPGARRPIGVLELYRKTIGVLTAEARHSAAGCAFAIGKALQTNWHERVLAAGGVESAVALSELREPGFEEPGSFSRSEVYVASGMVAVQLGVSAEEGLDRLRAYSYAQGRSIVEVAADIVARRLSLRDQRDSIEGHG